The sequence below is a genomic window from Aureispira sp. CCB-E.
GATTTTCCTTTGTTGGAATGGGACGAAGACTCAGAACGTTTTCACGCTATGCACCATCCTTTCACCTCTCCTAAAAAGAACGATATCGAACGCATGTTGACTGGAGATCATGATACGATGAAAGCTTTGCGTGCTGATGCTTATGACTTGGTTATTAATGGCTGGGAAATAGGTGGTGGTTCTATTCGTATTTTTGATCGAGAGTTGCAAGCCAAAAACTTTAAATTACTAGGCTTTACAGAGGCAGAAGCAGAAGAACAATTTGGTTTCTTGATGGGAGCATTCGAATATGGTGCCCCTCCTCACGGTGGAATTGCCTTTGGTTTTGACCGACTTTGTTCCATTATGAAAGGCGCAGGTTCTATTCGTGACTTTATTGCTTTCCCTAAAAACAATCAAGGGCGTGATGTTATGATTGACGCACCTGCTACCATTGACGAAACACAACTAGATGAGCTAGGGATTGCTTTGTTGAAAGAGCAAACAGAAGCTTAATAAAATTAATATTTTTTTTTAAACCTATCAAGTTGGCTTGATAGGTTTTTTTTATTCTCTTTAAAAAGTTAAAGGACTTGAATCATACTAAAAAATAACTTATATTTATAGGAGAGTTCATTTTAATTCTAGCTAAAAATCCCCACATAATCATTTTCAGAAACATGTAATTGGGGCTATCAAAATTCCAAAGGATAGTACTAATAACATGTTAGAAACTGAATAATTTTTATTGTTATTTTTAATACTGTTACTACATGGTTTTAACCAACTATTGTAATATCTAAAGCTAAATTAAAATGAAAAAAACATTCCTATTTTTACTAATTTTAGTAACCTTCAAACATGCCTATGCTCAAAACTATGCCTTGATATCCCCCACTCAGGAGAAACACTTCAGGCATGTGAACAACTACAATATTGGTAGTCTTACAACCATAGAATCAATTCGAATTGACTCTACCAATAACTTGGGCAATCATACCTTTTATCGAAATCACCAAGTACTAACCCAAACTTCTTACACAGGGTCTTGCCAAATTATGGTACACGACTCATCTTGGGTCGGGCACCAAATTTTAGCTTATCCCAATGGAGATTATTTGTTTTTTAATCGCCACAACGACAGTATTCTAATAAAAACAATGGCGAACACCAACGATACATGGCGGCTCTACACCTTCCCCAATCAAGATTATATTGAAGCCAAGGTGGTTGGTGTTGTTAATAGCTCCATTTTGGGAACAATGGACAGCGTTAAAACCATTCAACTTCAAGTAAAAAATAGTTCCAATAACAATATTAATAACCCTTTTAACCAAAAAGAAATTAAATTTTCTAAGAACTATGGTTTAGTTAGCTTTTATGCCATGCCCAATTTTCCACTTGATACAAACAGTTATCATTTAGTAGGAAGTAGTGCACCTGACTTGGGTACTGTCAATGTAACAGCTAGTGATATTTTTAATTATGATATTGGCGATATTTTTCACATAAAAGACTACTACCAGAGTTCTTCTGCACCTTGGGAATATAACTATAAAAATATTCGTAAAGTTGTCTTAGACAAAGTTGTTTCAAACAATCAAGATACGTTAACTTATACGATGGCTCGTTGCCAAAATCGTTATCATAGCCAAAGCATGAGTGCTACGCCAGACACCACCATAACGGTCGATACCATTGTTGAAACGATTATCCTTTCTGAACATACCTACCTAAATCAGCTTTCTAATGAAATACGCTCAGATTCTATGAGTTATTCAACTTTCTTAATAGATCCTCCAACCAATAGAAGATCGAAGCGAGTAGACAAACAATACTATCGAGTTGGTCCCAATTGTTGGTCAGAACTAATTGGTTCTTTTGCCACCTATCACACCTATATCGAAGGGCTTGGTGGCGGATACTTTGTTAATTATGGAACTGTTTTGGGGGTACAAAAATATGAATTGGTCTACTTCTCTAAAAGTGGTACGACTTGGGGCACTCCCCTAAATATTGATTGTACAGTTAATACATCTACCTCTAAACTAGCAGCGTCCTCTAATGATATCCTAGTGTATCCTGTTCCCGCTTCTGATAAAGTAACAATCGAAATTCAAAACTTTTCTCAATATAAGAATTGGAGTCTAGAGTTATACGATACTACAGGAAAAATGCTCCGATCTAACTCAATAACTAGCCGTTCTATTGTATTACAAAAATTGGATTTGCCCAATGGCATTTACTTTTATAAAATTCAGAACGAAGACATAGCCCACTCTTATACTGGTAAGCTTATTTTTAGGTAGAACACATCCTCTAGTAGTTAGCTTTACTGCTACTTCGTGGTCGTTGAAACCACGCAGTAGCAGTAAAGCTAACTATTGATCCTCTACATCATTCATTTTATAAAAATCCCATTGGGCAATTGCTTAATGGGATTTTTAATTGTCTCAAAGAGATATTTTTCACTCTACGTTATAGAGTAATTGTGCCAATTATATCCAAAATCGCTCTTTGCCATTTTTCCTCAATAATTTTAAGATATATTTAATAAGTCTTAAAAACGCCTATTTCGTATAGCCACAAACGCCTCATTATACGAAACTTATACTTACACCTCAAATAACCAATGCCCAAATAGGTTGTATTTTTTTAGACTATCAATATTAAGACTAATTATAAATAATAAAAAATAACTTCTAAAATCCTTTATAAATAATTGATTTAAACTAACTTAATTATTTTTTTTATATTAAAAGTATATTTTAAAATCACTAATACTACTCCTTTAGTTTTAACAATTTCGCAATTCAAAAGTTGTTCAAAACTTTCCTTCTATAGGCTAGAAGTTCTATGCTTTCCAAATGTTAACAAAACAACATCCATCTCCTAATTTTCTCTTCATTTTTTGCTCTCAAAATTGCTGTCAATAGCTTGGCTTTAAATTTGACAAATTCTAATACCGGTATATGAACAGCTCTATTTTGAACTAAAAATCAATCAATTACACATAGTTCAAAAAAGAGAGATAGACAAAAATTTTTGGGACATGGTTTTGACTTTGTGTTTTCGTACAAAACTGAAGTTTTAGTTGTAGCTGACAAAGGTTTTGTCGTGTGGAGGAGAAGCACACGTTGCAGAGAAATAAGCTCATGTTTATCATTAAGGAAACAATTTTAGTATGCAATTAACTTCTGAAGAGTTAAAGAATTTATCGTCTTTACTTTTGAGTACTGACGATAATAATACACAAATTGCTTTTGAAATTCTGGATGCCCAGAATTTTCCAAAAGAGCTTTTAACAGAAGCTTTCGTTGTCTTCAAGTTATCGGAAAATGAAGCTTTAAAACGAAAAGCAGCTGAGTTTTTACACCAACAAAAATTTAATTTTATTTCTGAGATTATGAACAGCGATCGACGCCTTATTCAAAAGGGGCAAGTTGTTCCTACAGAACAAACCATTAAAAAAAATATTGATGCCTATGTAAAAATGAGTAAAGGAGCATTGGATGGAATGAAAATGGCACTGGCCATGTATCACAAATATGGTGTCGGGCTAAAATACCTGCTAGATCGCCTACCTACCAAGCTTAAAAAAGAACTACTAAGTACATTTATTACAGGTACGGTCTTTAAGATTAATGACTGCGCTTTGACTGCCTTTCCTAGTGAATTATACAGCTTCAAAGAGTTAACGGAAATTGACTTAAGCAGTAATAAAATCAAGACAATACCAACCAAAATTAAACTTTTTCAAAATCTAGAGATCTTAAATGTCTCTAGTAATAAATTGGACAAACTGAACGAAGCTATTGTTCTCTTGCCTAAGCTAAAACATTTGGATATTTCTAACAATAAATTTGTAGAGTTTCCAATGGTCATTTGCAAACTAAAACAGTTGGAACACCTAAATATCATGGATCTCAACCACTTGCTATTGGGAGAAGGTATTGTTGTTCCGCCAGAGATTAATCAACTTAAAAACATCCAGACAATTATTGCTTGTAATGACAATTCAGGCTCTTCTCAAGGTTTGGTTTTGGATTTGAGGGATTATCCTAATTTCACTGTTTTGAGAAGCAAAGACGGAAAAGGGCTCGATTTAACGCCTTTGGCTTTAGCAGAATATGCTTATCGAACAAACGGTAAGAGTGAAGGCGTACTCTATTTGTTTCAACACAGTCAAGATAGCAAACTTATCAAGCAAATTATCGAAGAACAATTTTACGTTCCAGAAAAAAAGTTGCTTGATTTAAAATCAACTATTTTGGTTCAGTTTCCGATAGAAATTAAAGATTACGATATTGAGCACATCAATTTTAGCGCTTGTTTTCTTGGAATTGAGCACTATGCTAGTAGTACTTCTAATACGTATAAGAAGTCGGCTTTGCGAAACCAAGAAGCTATTGACGATTTATTTTCTCCTTTGGAAAAGTTTAAGGATATTAAAACGGCGGACTTGTCTAGCAATCGCTTGGCGCATATCCCTACAATGATTAAAAATTGGAAAAAGCTAACTTATTTGGATTTATCTCATAATACGTTAAATAATATTGATAATCTATTGAGTAACTATCCTGACTTAGAGGTATTGCACTTGCGGTATAATCAACTAAAAAAACTTCCTAAAGATGTTGTTCGATTAAGGAAGCTCCGTATTCTTAGTCTTAGTGATAATATTTTTACTGAGATTCCTAAGGAAATTGGTTTCTTACCCACTTTGGAAGAATTAAAATTTAATAGTTGTTTACAGACTGTTTATGACAATGATGCCACTATATTTGAAATCCCCGATTCGTGGGGTAATTTAAAAAATCTAAAGAAGATACATTTTTATGAAAGTAGAATGTTTCACGATCACCACGGTTTCAAAAAAATATATAAAAACCGTTTAGAAGAGTTGCTTCCAGAAGATTGCGAAATCTATATGGAATATGTTTAGGTAAATAGGTCGAAGGTTGGAGGCTAAAGGTTTGTTCATATACTCCTAGTCTCTGACCTTTGACCTACTTATTCTACCCTCTTAGTAAGAACAACAATTTCTATTAATCTTCAAAATACTCTGTTCCATCATAAGTGATGTAGCCTACTTGAAAGTTCTCATTTTTGACAAATGCTAAGCCATATTTGAAACGATGTGCCAAAATGTATTTCCTTGGAATCACCTCTCGACCTTCTTCATTAATAAAACCATAATTAAAAACGCCTGATAAAGAACCCGTTTCTTCTATAGAACTAGGGGTTTTATCTCCATTTAATTTAGGATCCAACGTCGCAACCAGCGATCGTCTTTCACAAAAAGGGTCAACAATCACATATTGAGGAGGAACAACTTCCTTGCCTTCCAAATTGGCAAAGCCTAACAAGGCTCCTTTCTTGATTGGAATCATGCCATTCTTAATTTCATTTAACACCTGCCCCATTGCTTTTGGCAAATCGTATTGAATGGGTAAGACAAAAGAATGATTGGCTTGTACAATCCCCCACTTATCTCCCTTCATTACATGCATCCACAAATCTTCATTGGGACCAAACAGTGCCCTGTAACGCTCGCTAACGATAGTTCCCGTATCATTAATAAAATAAATCTCTTTTTCCTCCAAAACCGCACAAACCCCATGACTAAAATCCAACACATAAGGATATTGAAAATCTATCTGTACAGCACCATATTCATCAACAAAGCCATACAAGCCATTTTTTTGAGCCGCAGATAAACCTTCTTTGAACTCTCCTAATTCTGTAAATTGAGGTTCAAATATCCAATGTCCTGAAAGATTTACAGCTCCCCAAAGTCCGTCCTTTTGGCAAGCAGCTTGACCATTCGAAAAGCCTCTGGCGGCATCATACTGAGCAGGTAGAACTATATTTCCTTCAAGGTCTAACAAGCCCCATTTGTCCCCTTCTCGAAAAGGCCAATAGTCGTTTTCTAAATCCTCTATTTCATCATAAGTAGGCGTTAACAACAGTACTCCTTTCTCCGTCATTAAGCCCCATTTATCATTTTGCCGAAAGCGAAGAATTCCCTTTTGAATTTTCTTTACAGCATGGATTTGGTTCAAAACAGTTGCCTCGATTTCAGGAAAATCATCCTTCACAATTCCACCTTTCCAGCCCCGTTCAGCAGCAGCATGAAATGCTTCTTCCTCAGAATTATAAATCATTTCTGCCCATATCACGCCATCTGTAGAGACTAATCCATATTTTTCATCTTTTATAATCGTGCAAGAATTATCCTCATTCAACAAGGAGTGGTCATACTCATTACCAATAAAATCACAAACAATTGGAACAACAATACTTCCTGTTTTATCTATCAATCCATATTTATCGCCTAACATAACCCTAGCGATTGTTCCTACAAAAGGCGCCGCTTGATCGTACTGGGGAGTGATAATAAAATCTTTGTCTCTAGTGCAATACCCCCATTTCTCTCCTTGGCGAAAAGGAATTATAGCAGGATAATATTGTGTTTGTTGTGGTGTGTTATTCATTATAGTTTTAATTAGTAGTCATTAAACGATTCTCTAGTATTGGTTGTCAAGCTGAACGTCAAAATGTTTATTCGCAATAACTTCAAAAGGGCATTTGTCCTACAAACTTTTAAGCAATTTAAGAAAGATTTTGTTAGGAAGAAGCTTCTTATATAAAATTAGTAGTTGGCTGTCTTATTACTACCTGGCAGCACCACAGGTAAGTATTAACGAAACAATACCTTTTGATTAAAAAAGAATTTACCCTTTGTTTTAATAAGAATCTATTATCTTTGCCCCAAGTTTGGGCTACAACATACAAAGTAGTTTTATAAATCTTTGCCAATTTAGTAACGTTCAAAAATAAGTTTTCAAAAATTTGCAGTAAGATTTTGGTTCCATTTTTAGTTAAAGTTGCAAAATGTAATGGATTACGTGCCCAAAACTTTAGCTAAAAATAGGGCAAAAGATTCGGCAAATCGAAAGATGCTTTTTTATCGTTACTTAACTTGATCTTTATTTTTTCTATTCAATTTGATGTAACAACAGTTCGTTAAAACCACGTAGTAGCAGCGAAGCTAAACTTTATTAGATTGATAATTAACAAGTTAAAAACTCATTGTATTTTGTGTCAAAATTTTGATTATCAACTGCGCAGCACTCACGAAGTACCACGAAGTAGCAGCGCAGCTAACTAAAAGCGCAGCGCTCACGAAGTAAACTAATATAAATGTGCTTTTTTATCTTTTTAGTAAAAAATCAACGAACTACTAATATAACAATATGCTTGGTATAAATAATGTTTTTATAAAATATGGTGATCGAACTGTTCTTGATAGAATTTCTTTGGCTATCAATGATAACGATCGAGTGGGACTAGTAGGTCTTAATGGTGCTGGTAAATCAACATTATTAAAAATCATGGCTGGAGATGTTACTCCTCATGAAGGAAATGTAGTTCGCCCGAATGGTACAACCATTGGATTTCTACATCAAGATATGAGTTTACCGAAAGGAAAAACTGTTCTAGAAGAAACCTTAAGTATCTTAGCAGAGGTACAACAGTTGGAGGCTGATATTGATCAGGTCAATCATCAAATTGAAACTCGTACAGATTATGAAAGTGAATCTTATCTGAATTTATTTAATGAATTGGATGAGTTGAATGAGCGTTATCGTGTCATGGGTGGAAAAACAATTCAAGTTGATGCAGAGAAAATTCTTATGGGATTGGGTTTTATGCCAACCGATTTTAACCGTTTAACAGATGAGTTTAGTGGTGGTTGGCAGATGAGAATTGAGCTAACTAAAATGTTGCTACAACGTCCAGACTATTTGCTTTTGGATGAGCCGACCAATCACTTAGATATTGAATCTATCATTTGGCTAGAACAATTCTTAGAAACCTATGAAGGTGCTGTTGTTGTTATTTCGCATGATAAAACATTCTTAGATAACGTTACCAAGCGAACCATAGAAATAGACTTAGGAAAAACTT
It includes:
- a CDS encoding T9SS type A sorting domain-containing protein is translated as MKKTFLFLLILVTFKHAYAQNYALISPTQEKHFRHVNNYNIGSLTTIESIRIDSTNNLGNHTFYRNHQVLTQTSYTGSCQIMVHDSSWVGHQILAYPNGDYLFFNRHNDSILIKTMANTNDTWRLYTFPNQDYIEAKVVGVVNSSILGTMDSVKTIQLQVKNSSNNNINNPFNQKEIKFSKNYGLVSFYAMPNFPLDTNSYHLVGSSAPDLGTVNVTASDIFNYDIGDIFHIKDYYQSSSAPWEYNYKNIRKVVLDKVVSNNQDTLTYTMARCQNRYHSQSMSATPDTTITVDTIVETIILSEHTYLNQLSNEIRSDSMSYSTFLIDPPTNRRSKRVDKQYYRVGPNCWSELIGSFATYHTYIEGLGGGYFVNYGTVLGVQKYELVYFSKSGTTWGTPLNIDCTVNTSTSKLAASSNDILVYPVPASDKVTIEIQNFSQYKNWSLELYDTTGKMLRSNSITSRSIVLQKLDLPNGIYFYKIQNEDIAHSYTGKLIFR
- a CDS encoding WG repeat-containing protein, whose amino-acid sequence is MNNTPQQTQYYPAIIPFRQGEKWGYCTRDKDFIITPQYDQAAPFVGTIARVMLGDKYGLIDKTGSIVVPIVCDFIGNEYDHSLLNEDNSCTIIKDEKYGLVSTDGVIWAEMIYNSEEEAFHAAAERGWKGGIVKDDFPEIEATVLNQIHAVKKIQKGILRFRQNDKWGLMTEKGVLLLTPTYDEIEDLENDYWPFREGDKWGLLDLEGNIVLPAQYDAARGFSNGQAACQKDGLWGAVNLSGHWIFEPQFTELGEFKEGLSAAQKNGLYGFVDEYGAVQIDFQYPYVLDFSHGVCAVLEEKEIYFINDTGTIVSERYRALFGPNEDLWMHVMKGDKWGIVQANHSFVLPIQYDLPKAMGQVLNEIKNGMIPIKKGALLGFANLEGKEVVPPQYVIVDPFCERRSLVATLDPKLNGDKTPSSIEETGSLSGVFNYGFINEEGREVIPRKYILAHRFKYGLAFVKNENFQVGYITYDGTEYFED